In a genomic window of Ipomoea triloba cultivar NCNSP0323 chromosome 3, ASM357664v1:
- the LOC116013772 gene encoding RING-H2 finger protein ATL8-like, with product MAIARRFLSTNNSATAPPSVAKAAVADPPSEVTVESDFVVILAALLCALICVVGLIAVARCAWLRRGGAGENGRPRGHPAANKGLKKKVLQSLPKFVYGPAFVAENGGKQFAADCAICLAEYVEGEEIRMLPQCGHGFHVQCIDTWLGSHSSCPSCRQILIVARCRKCGGGEFPHITGAGDETRLHGGGGVGGNFLV from the coding sequence ATGGCGATTGCACGGAGATTTCTATCAACCAATAATTCGGCAACAGCTCCGCCGTCTGTGGCGAAGGCGGCTGTGGCGGATCCGCCGTCGGAGGTGACTGTGGAGTCTGATTTTGTTGTTATACTGGCGGCGCTGCTGTGTGCGTTGATTTGTGTGGTAGGGCTTATTGCCGTTGCTCGGTGTGCGTGGCTGAGGAGAGGCGGCGCCGGGGAGAACGGGCGGCCGAGAGGACATCCGGCGGCGAATAAAGGCTTGAAGAAGAAGGTGCTCCAATCGCTGCCTAAGTTCGTTTACGGCCCCGCTTTTGTCGCCGAGAATGGCGGAAAGCAGTTCGCGGCGGATTGTGCGATTTGCCTGGCGGAGTACGTTGAGGGCGAGGAGATCCGAATGCTCCCGCAGTGCGGCCACGGGTTCCACGTGCAGTGTATTGACACGTGGCTGGGGTCCCACTCATCCTGCCCCTCGTGCCGACAGATCCTCATCGTAGCTCGCTGCCGGAAGTGCGGCGGAGGAGAGTTCCCGCATATCACCGGCGCCGGAGATGAAACTCGGCtccacggcggcggcggcgtcgGAGGTAATTTTCTGGTATAG